TTAGAATTGCTCTCGCATCGGTCGCAATCAAGGTTCGCAACGTATTATTACCGCGACCgttgtttaaaaaaattggtgGATAAAAAGAAAAGTGAGTAAAGAATCTTCATTTTGATGAAAAAGGACTTATCCTTATCTGTGGGGCTCTCAGGTCTCTATCATGAATGAAAATTCAATTTGTCTTGAATCTAATTTCTACTTCTATGATAGCTGCCTAAGAAAAAAAGTGATTTGACATGTCATAAATTGGTAGATACCTGTGAATGGCTGAGAAGGAAAGGACATTGATCTTCCTTGATCAAAATCCACACTGTGAAGGTTTTGAAAATCACCTTCCCAAGTTGAAGAGGGTAAAATATGCTGCAGTATACATAAATTAAGATTCATTAAAGAATAATAATCATTAACGAACATGAACAATGTTTTAGATACACAGAAGGGAAACATACGGTGAAACATGATGAGTCAAAGATTTCGGGTAAAGATGTAGATGTGGGGATATTTATGTTCCTCCGAAGCCCGATTTCCGGAGGGATCATCCCCATATTGTTTGTTAGTCCACCACAACTCGAAAGTATTTGTTGCGCTGAATTGAATTGAAGATATGTAGGGTTAGTCATGTCTGATTGCATCCCTATGGTTGGAAAATTTTGAGGAAAAATCTGTAAAATTCAAATTACATAAAGAGCATGTTAGtatgaaagataaaaaaaatgtataaaatcaaggttttaaattgcggtcgcAATCACAATAACTTTTAGTGATATTACATATAACCGCAGTCAAAAGTGACTGATACAACCTTAATCCGTTGTTACATAGATAACACAAAATATTATGATGTTGCATATCGAGAACACTTACCTCTTTGGCAAACAATTCATCAATGTTGAAGTCAAGTCTTGGATTTACAGCTGCTAATTTCATCGACAAGAACTGCATTTGGCGATAAAGTACTATGAGTTAGTttgatttcaattgtttgatcctAAAATCGAAAGCTAATAAACTAAAACTTAATCAAACACTGTCATGCATTCCAATATTAAGAAATTGAGCAGGACTAAAACTCTAACCTCAACTTGTCTCTGAAGAGATTGAACATAGTTAATAATTTCATCAAGCATTCCAGCTTTTCCAGCAATTTTGTTACATCCCGGCACTAAATCTTGTAAATACTTCATCCTCTCACTTATCTTTTCTCTTCTAACCTGCAAAAAACCGAACACAACATCGGCATTGAAACACACCAAAAAAACATACTGAACAAAACATAATAGAATAGTTAAATTAAATAGTACTTACTCTTTCTGCTAAGCTATGACTATCAGTGGCTTGACCACGACGCGCTCGAACATGAATGTAATCAAGCTTTTCCTTAGAATTAGTATCACCAGAGTTTTCTCTTTTTGTTCCATTGTTGGACTTTGTAGTCTTGTGTGTCTTTGTAACTTGCTCACTGGTTTTTGATTCCTCTTCTTCTGTACTCACTTTCATCCTCTTGTCATGATTAACAACAACCTAAACAAAACCAACAAAGCTTAAAACCAACCAACCAACCAAACAAACAAGTACCTTAACAAACAAAAACTCTTCAAAATCAATCTCACCTTagaattactattattattattattattgataatttCAGCTTTTCTTTTCTTAATGCTATCTTTTCCGAATCCATTATTAGCAACGACTTCGCCAAGAGCGGAATCGCAAGCAACCATCATAAACTgtggaggagaagaagaagaagagaattggTGAAAGTTGATTGTTGGTTTTTGTGTTTGTAACAGTGTCATGTCGGAAATGGTTGTTTCTCCTCCTGTTAGATTACCCGAAGTGTTGAGACAGTGTAACATGTTGCTGTTGTCTTTGTTATTGTTAATAGGAATAGCTACTTTACTGTTCTTGGTGTGTACTGTTTTCTGTTACTGCTAAATTGCGCAGTGGTGGGTAATGTTGGTAACGTGCGCTACGCTACGCTCGCTCGCACTATTTGTAGAAACGGCGAGGGAGGGAGGGAAGAAAATAGTGGGTGATGTGAGAGAAGAGGGTGT
The window above is part of the Vicia villosa cultivar HV-30 ecotype Madison, WI unplaced genomic scaffold, Vvil1.0 ctg.000920F_1_1, whole genome shotgun sequence genome. Proteins encoded here:
- the LOC131632228 gene encoding transcription factor bHLH63-like isoform X2, with translation MLHCLNTSGNLTGGETTISDMTLLQTQKPTINFHQFSSSSSPPQFMMVACDSALGEVVANNGFGKDSIKKRKAEIINNNNNNSNSKVVVNHDKRMKVSTEEEESKTSEQVTKTHKTTKSNNGTKRENSGDTNSKEKLDYIHVRARRGQATDSHSLAERVRREKISERMKYLQDLVPGCNKIAGKAGMLDEIINYVQSLQRQVEFLSMKLAAVNPRLDFNIDELFAKEIFPQNFPTIGMQSDMTNPTYLQFNSAQQILSSCGGLTNNMGMIPPEIGLRRNINIPTSTSLPEIFDSSCFTHILPSSTWEGDFQNLHSVDFDQGRSMSFPSQPFTGMVEASNLKMEM
- the LOC131632228 gene encoding transcription factor bHLH63-like isoform X1; translation: MLHCLNTSGNLTGGETTISDMTLLQTQKPTINFHQFSSSSSPPQFMMVACDSALGEVVANNGFGKDSIKKRKAEIINNNNNNSNSKVVVNHDKRMKVSTEEEESKTSEQVTKTHKTTKSNNGTKRENSGDTNSKEKLDYIHVRARRGQATDSHSLAERVRREKISERMKYLQDLVPGCNKIAGKAGMLDEIINYVQSLQRQVEFLSMKLAAVNPRLDFNIDELFAKEIFPQNFPTIGMQSDMTNPTYLQFNSAQQILSSCGGLTNNMGMIPPEIGLRRNINIPTSTSLPEIFDSSCFTHILPSSTWEGDFQNLHSVDFDQGRSMSFPSQPFTGIYQFMTCQITFFLRQLS